In Nocardia terpenica, the genomic window CCTCTGCTGCTGGACTTGGTTGGCCCAGATGCTCGGCGGCGCTGGAAAGCGCTGGAGCTGGAGCAGAGGCGCGATATCATCCGGCGTCATCTGTCGGTCACGATCATGCGTTGGAACCGGAAGGTGTCAGACATCTGCGTCGAGGTGCGCCCAGCCAACGCATCGGTGTTGGCGGCGTAGCTATCTGCGTGGATTGCTGTGTCGGCTCCATGCGGCGATGAGTCCGGGGGTGGCGGCAAAAGCGAGTACGAGCATGGCGGGGATGCCGCCGCTGACGGCGAGGGCATGGTAGTGGTGGTGGACGTAGGCGGGCTGTGTCACGAGCAGTACGGCCATGGTGGCGACGTAGATCGCGCCGACCGTCCCCATGCCGAGCAGGCCGAGCATGCTTGCTCGCAGGTCGGGGCCGGGTTGGGTGAGTTTGGCGGCTGCGGAGACGGCGAGCAGGACGAACGCGGAGCCCCAGACGGCGAGCGTCAGCCAGTCGTGGGCGATGCTCAGCGGGTTGGATAATGTGAATTCTTCTGCGTGCGTGCGGTATTCGGGTCCGAGCCGGTAGGTGATGATCATGCCGACGGCGGCCAGGAGCAGCCCGGCGCGCCACATGAGGAGCCGGGAGCGATAACGCGGATCGGTGGCCGGATCGCGGGAGGTGAAGGTCAGCGCGAGTTTTCCGAATTGGTAGAACCCGGCGACGGCGAGCAGATGCTGCACGATGATGCGCGGGCTCGCACCGGCGATGCCGGTGGTGTCGAGCCATCGGCCGATGGAGGGGACGAAAATCACGGATGCGATTGCGAGGGCGAGCATTCCGACAGTCAATGGTCGGGTGCACGGGTCGAGACGCCAAAAGCGTAGGCGGACCAGGGCAATCGCGATGACGACGAGTACGGCGAGCAACATTTCCGCAGTGTAGAGAGGGTGACCGACAAGGGGGACCGGTTTGTCTCACGGCGGCTGGAAAGAGGCTCAGGTGCCGAGACCGAGTGCCTTGCGCAGTGCGGTGATGTTGGGTGGCAGTTCGGGTACCGCGCCTTGTTTCACCAAGTCTTCGGCCTCGTGCAGCAGGTCGGAGGCCCGCAGGCCGTAGATGCTGGCGATGGCGTGTAATTGTTCGATGTTGCAGGTTCGCTCGTCCCATTCGAGTCGGTTGTACGCGTTGCGGGACAGGCCGGTTGCTAGGTAGACGTCCTCGGCGGTGAGCCCGGCCTCGAGCCGCAGGCGTTTGATCACGTACGCCACCGCGGCGTTGAGCTCTGCCATTCGCTGAGGCTACTTGTTTCGTTCGTGAAACTGGTGCCGGAAGAGTCACGGGCACAGCACAGCCGGGTTCGTTCCGCCATACCACGGTATTAGGGGGTCGTTAGGGGGTTTTGCCAGCGGAGCGTTGGGTACTCCAGATGCCTTGCGTTGCCCCATATGGGGCAATACCCTGGGGGTCTGTTTTTTACCGAAGTTCGCTAGCAGATATCCGTCACACGGGCCCCTCACCGGGGGGTGGTGGCCCCGGCGGCGCTCATGCAGGGAGAGGACATGGGAGTGACAGACGCGCAGGTATCCGAGGCGGCGTTACGAGATCTGCGAGCCGCCGGAAGGTCGGTCTCGGTGGCGTGTGTGATCGTCGAAGCGCGCAGGCGCGGACTGGATCCAGGCGCGCTACTGGATGCCGATTTCGCGCTCGACGCTGCCGACTAGCTGACTCGGCTTGATCCCGAACGCCTTGCAGATCCGGTACATCTGGCCCATCGTCATCGATCGGTCGCCGCGTTCGAGGCGGCCGATTGTCTTCTTGTCCACGCCGATGGCCTCGGCGAGCTGTTCCTGATTCCATCCCCGCCTGGTGCGCAGGACGCGCAGTTCGATACCGACGGCCTTGTTGACCTGGGCGGTCTCGGCCTCGAAGTCCGCCGCCGCATGGCTCGGACTCGTTCCAGTGGTGTCCATACGGTCCATTCTGGGGACCGAACAGGGTCTGACGCAACTCGATCTTGCTGTGTGTTGATCACATCCCGTCACATCCCGCCACGTCCCGGGGTATCTCGGCAGTGACCGGAAGTGGACTGAACAGAACTGTACTAGGTTGAAAGAGGACCGAAAGGGGTTTACGGTGGCGGTATGGATCCTCTCAATGTCGCCACCGCCGACGCGGTACGGCGCGCGATCCGGCGGGCCGGTGAAACGCAGTCGGCGGTAGCTCGTCACGTTGGCATCTCCTCGACCAGTTGGACGCGCCGGATGGGGGCACGGACCTCGTTCCGCGTGCCCGAACTGGTACGCATCGCCCGAGTGCTGGACATCGGCTTGGACGAGCTCACCGACAAAGCGATGGAGATTGTGTCGTGAGCGCGCCAGACGATCGGCCGTGCCGTACGCCCGAGATGCAGG contains:
- a CDS encoding helix-turn-helix domain-containing protein; amino-acid sequence: MDPLNVATADAVRRAIRRAGETQSAVARHVGISSTSWTRRMGARTSFRVPELVRIARVLDIGLDELTDKAMEIVS
- a CDS encoding helix-turn-helix transcriptional regulator — its product is MDTTGTSPSHAAADFEAETAQVNKAVGIELRVLRTRRGWNQEQLAEAIGVDKKTIGRLERGDRSMTMGQMYRICKAFGIKPSQLVGSVEREIGIQ
- a CDS encoding helix-turn-helix domain-containing protein; this translates as MAELNAAVAYVIKRLRLEAGLTAEDVYLATGLSRNAYNRLEWDERTCNIEQLHAIASIYGLRASDLLHEAEDLVKQGAVPELPPNITALRKALGLGT